The Bradyrhizobium sp. B097 genome contains the following window.
AGCCACCGGCAAATCCGCCGATCAGGGTCGCGGCAAGGCCGACGCCCTTCACGATCGCGGCGTAATCGACCTTGGAAAAGCCGATGTCGATCACGAACGGCGCGGTCATGGTGCCCGAGAACGCGTCGGTGAACTTGAACAGCACCACGAAGGCGAGCGCCGCCCATGCGTCCTTGCGGCTGAGGAACTCGGAGAATGCGCCGAGCGCCGCGTGCAAGACGCGCTCCGCTGCGGTCTGCGCATGCGTGGCGGCCTCCGCGCCTTTCGATTGGGCCGGCTCGGTCGCAGCAAGCGCGGTGACGATGCCGATCACGACCAGCGCGGCCATGACCACATAGCCCCACATCCACGCCGACGGGCGGGCGAGGCCGGCGGACTCGAAGCCGCTGACGATGAACAGCGCGCCGGCGGTCGAGACCAGCATGCCGATGCGATAGGCCGCGACATAGGACGCCATGCCGGCGGCCTGCTCGCTCTCCGGCAGGCTTTCGACGCGGAAGGCATCGACCACGATGTCCTGCGTCGACGACGCGGTTGCGACCAGCAGCGCGGCGAACGCCGCGAACCATGGCGATCGCGCGGGATCGGCCAGCGCCAGTACCAGGATCGTCGCGATCAGCAACAGCTGCGAGAGCAGCAGCCAGCCGCGGCGGCGTCCGAAGATCTGCGTGAATAGCGGCACGTGCAGCGCGTCGACCAGCGGCGCCCAGAGGAATTTCAGCGTGTACGGCGTGCCGATCAGCGCGAGCAGCCCGATGGTGCCGAGATCGACCCCGGCCTCCTTCATCCACACCTGCAGCGTCGAGCCCGACAGCGCCAGCGGCAGGCCGGACGAGAAGCCGAGCAGCAGCACGATCAGGACGCGCGGCTGCAAGTACACGGCGAAGCTGTCGCGCCAGGAGGTGGGGGCCTGTCCCTGCGGCTTCGCGGGCACGTCTGACGTCGCTTCAGGTGCTGTCATAGGGGCCGTTGGTAGCAGATTCGAGCCACTAGGAGGGTGTCGTCGCCCGGCTCGATGTGCGGACCGGGACTAGGTAACACCGTTCGGAGACATGGGTAACACATCGACGGCATGGAATGGCTTGGGAGGCCGACATGCCGGGCGACGACAGTCTTTTTGTGGCCGGATCTGGTAACAACTCCTCTATGATCGCACCTAGTGATGTTGATGTCCGCAGATCGCGCGGCATGATCAGGTGTCATCGCCCGGCTCGACCGGGCGATCCAGTATCCCAGAGGCGGCAGTTGGGCGCACGCAGCTTCTACGTCTACATCCTTGCCAGCCGCATCGGCGGCACGCTGTATATCGGTGTGACAAATGACCTCATTCGCAGAGTCGGTGAGCACAAGCTGCAACTCATCGAGAGTTTCACTGAGAAATATGACGTGGTGAAACTCGTCTATTTCGAGCAATTCGATGACCCTGAGAACGCGATCAAGCGCGAGAAGCGGCTGAAGAAATGGCCGCGGGCATGGAAGATTTCCCTGATTGAGAAGGACAATCCGGATTGGAACGATCTTTACCCGGAGATTGCGGGTGGCGGCGGATAGGCCTCTGGGATACTGGATCGCCCGGTCAAGCCGGGCGATGACACTGACTATGAGGTGAGATGAGGGTCCGTACTACTCCCCCGCCTGCAGCTTGCGCGGGGCGGGGAACAGCTCGGGCGTCGCTCCCTTGACGAAACGCGGCACTTCGATCGGGGTCTCAGCCTTGCTGAAGTCGAGTTCCTCGATGCGGCCGGCGCGCTTCTCGATCTTGTCGGCGGAGATCAGGATCTGCCTGACGTCCTCGTTGACCTGGCCGAAGTGGTTTTGCAGCTTGAGCACGCGCTCGCGCAGCCGGCTGAGGTCGTCGCCGAGATGCATCACCTCGTTGCGGATCTGGTCGGCGGCGTCGCGGATGCGGGCGTCCTTCAGGATCTGCTGCATCACCTGGATCGCCAGCATCAGCAGGGAGGGCGACACCAGCACGACCCGGGCGCGATAGGCCTTCTGGACCACGTCGTCGAAGCCGTCATGGATTTCGGCATAGACCGATTCCGACGGCACGAACATCAGCGCGGTGTCCTGGGTCTCGCCCGGGATCAGGTACTTCTCCGCGATGTCGCTGACATGCTTCAGCACGTCGGCGCGCAGCCGCTGGCTGGCGAATTTACGTTCCTCGTCGCTGCGCGCATCGTGCAGCGCGGTCATGGCCTCGAGCGGGAATTTCGCGTCGATGCAGAGCGGACGCTGGTCGGGCAGGAACACGACGCAGTCCGGCCGCTTGCCCGTGGTCAGCGTGTACTGGAACTCGAACGAGCCCTTCGGCATGCCGTCCTGGACGATCGCTTCCATCCGCGCCTGGCCGAACGCGCCGCGCGACTGCTTGTTGGCGAGCACGTCGCGCAAGGTCGTCACCTGGGTGGTGAGCTCGTTGAGGTTCTTGTGCGCGTGATCGATGATGCCGAGCCGCTCGTGCAGCACCCGCAGCGAATCCATCGTGTTGCGCGTGGTCTGTTCCATCGATTGGCCGACCCGGTGGGTCACCGAGTCCAGCCGCTCGTTGACCGCGCGGGCCATCTCGGCCTGACGGCCGGCCAGTGCCTGCCCCATCGCGTCGACCCGCCCGGAGGCCTCGCTCTGCGCCCGCAGCATGTCGGCGAGCCGCTCTTCCAGCTCATCGGCGCGAATGGCCTGGGCCATCGCGAGTTCCGCGCCGCGCCGGCTGGCGCGCGCGATCACCATTGCGATGGCAAGCAGCAGGACCAGCGCCAGCGTGCCAAGGCCGATCAGGGCGTCGGAGACACGGAGGGGAAGGTCGCCGATCGTGAGCAGAATCTCGTTCATGCCATCAGTTGTAGCCGATTCGGCATCGCCATCGAACGAAAAGGGAACATTTATGGTAAACACTCCCTTAAATTCCTTGGTTAATGTTGTCTGAAGAAACGTGGTTAAGGCTGTCTTAACCGGTTCCTGAGCGCATTGACCCCATGAAGTCAGCAGCTTAAATCGCCGCCATGGCATTACGAGAAATCATCATCCTGCCGGACAAGCAGTTGCGTCTGGTATCGAAACCGATCGAGAAGGTGACGCCGGAGATCCGCAAGCTCGCCGACGACATGCTCGAGACCATGTATGACGCGCCGGGCATCGGGCTCGCGGCGATCCAGGTCGCGCAGCCGCTGCGGCTGATCACCATGGACCTCGCCAAGCGCGACGAGAACGGCGAGACCACGCCGCAGCCGCGGGTGTTCATCAATCCGGAGATCATCTCGCATTCGGAGGAGCTATCGGTCTACGAAGAGGGCTGCCTGTCGATCCCCGAATATTACGAGGAGGTCGAGCGCCCGGCGCGGGTGCGCCTGCGCTTCACCGACCTCGACGGCAAGGTGCACGAGGAGGATGCGGAAGGACTCTATGCCACCTGCATCCAGCACGAGATCGACCACCTCAACGGCGTGCTGTTCGTGGACTATCTGTCGAAGCTGAAGCGCGACCGCGTGTTCAAGAAATTCGAGAAGGCCGCCAAGCGCGCGGCGGAGTAGGATCGCCATCGGCACTCGACTCCCTCTCCCGCTTGCGGGGGAGGGTTGGGGTGGCGGTCTTTCCACGAGTCGTATCGCTGAGATAGCCCCCACCCGGATCGCATCTTCGATGCGATCCGGCCTCCCCCGCAAGCGGGAGAGGCCAACCGAATTCGCGGAAAGACCCGCGCGCTTGATATGCGAATCCTCTCCCCGCAAGGGAAGGAACAGACCGAGTTCTCGTCATGCCTCTTCGCCTGATCTTCATGGGCACGCCCGATTTCGCGGTGCCGACGCTGCTGGAGCTGGTGGCCCATGGCCACGAGGTCGTGGCGGTCTACACCCGCGCGCCGAAGCCGGGCGGGCGGCGCGGCCTGCAATTGCAGCCGACGCCGGTCGAGCAGGAGGCGCGTCGCCTCGGCATATCAGTGCTGACGCCGAAGACCCTCAAGACTCCGGAAGCGCTCGAGGCGTTTCACGCGCATGACGCGGATGCCGCCGTCGTCGTGGCCTATGGCATGATCCTGCCGCAGGCGATTCTCGACGCGCCGAAGCTCGGCTGCTTCAACCTGCATGCTTCGCTATTGCCGCGCTGGCGCGGCGCCGCGCCGATCAACCGCGCCATCATGGCGGGCGATGCCGAAAGCGGCGTGATGGTGATGAAGATGGATGTCGGCCTCGACACCGGCGACGTCGCGATGGCCGAGCGGCTGCCGATCTCGGACAGCATGACGGCATCCGACCTGCACGACGCGCTGGCGCCGCTCGGCGCCGATCTGATGGTACGCGCAATGGGCGCGCTGCAGCGTGGCGGCTTGCAGCTGACGAAGCAGAGCGAGGCCGGCGTCACCTACGCTGCCAAGATCGAGAAGGCCGAGGCGCGGATCGACTGGAAGCAGGCGGCGCACGCGGTGCTGCGGCACATTCACGGGCTTTCGCCGTTCCCCGGCGCCTGGTGCGAGCTTTTGGGCGAGGGCGAGCCGGTGCGGCTGAAGATCCTGCGTTGCGAATTGGCGAAAGGCGCGGGCGAGCCGGGCGATGTGCTCGACGACAATCTTGCGATCGCCTGCGGCGATGGCGCGGTCCGGATCCTCGAACTGCAGCGCGCCGGCAAGGCGCCGATGAAGGCCGCGGATTTTCTGCGCGGCACGCCGTTGAAGCCGCCCGCGCGGCTCGCCTGATGCCCCGCTACAAGCTCACCATCGAATATGACGGCACGCCGTTCTCCGGCTGGCAGATCCAGGACACCGCGCCGACCGTGCAGGGCGCGCTGGAGACGGCGGTCAAGGCGATCTGCGGCGAGGACGTGCGCGTCCATGGCGCCGGGCGTACCGATGCCGGCGTGCATGCGCGCGGCCAGGTCGCGCATTGCGACATCGCCAAGCAATTTCCGCCCGGCCGCTTCCGCGACGGGCTGAACGCGCATCTGCGGCCCAATCCGATCGGCGTGCTGGCGGCTGATATCGTATCAGACGATTTCGAGGCGAGGTTCTCGGCGATCAAGCGGCACTATCTCTATCGCATCACCAACACCCGTGCGAACCTCGCGCTCGACATCGGTCGCGTCTGGCGCGTGCCGCGGGCGCTCGATGCCGACGCGATGCACGAGGCCGCGCAGCGACTGCTCGGCAAGCACGATTTCACCACCTTCCGCGACACCGAGTGCCAGGCCAAGTCGCCGGAGAAGACGCTCGATCAGCTCGACGTCACGCGCGAGGGCGATGCCATCAACATCGTGACGTCCGCGCGCTCGTTCCTGCACAGCCAGGTGCGTTCGATGGTCGGCTCGCTGGTCTGGGTCGGCGAGGGCCGCTGGAGCCCTGACGATCTCTTTGGCGCACTCGCCGCCCGCAACCGCGCCGCCTGCGGCCCCGTGGCGCCACCGGACGGGCTCTATTTGATGCGGGTGGATTATTAGGCGGTGTGAATGATCCGGTAGGATGGGTCGAGCGAAGCGAAACCCATCACTTCGAATCCGCGGCCCACATGATGGGTTTCGCGGAGTTTATCATCGGGCCGCGCTTTGCGCGGACCCGTTGGCTCTACCCATCCTACGGACCATATCTGGTGCGGGCGGATGACGAGCAGCCCCAATCCCTACTGTGCATGGGGTTGTTTTCGACGTTTTTGTCTAGCTAGGCGGCGCTCTCTCCTAGCCTCGCCCCGCTTGCGGGGAGAGGCCGGATTGCATGCAGCGCAGCGGAATGCGATCCGGGTGAGGGGGACTCTCCGCGAGTCCGTTGCTCACCATCTTTGCGGTTAGACCCCTCACCCCGACCCTCTCCCCGCAAGAGCGGGGCGAGGGAGAAGAGGACTACGCAAAATACCGGTCCAGCACGCCACGATAGACCTTCGTCAGCTTCTCCAGATCGGCCACCGGCGTGCGCTCGTCGATCTGGTGCATGGTCTGGCCGACCAGGCCGAATTCGATCACCGGGCAATAGCCCGAGATGAAGCGCGCGTCAGACGTGCCGCCCGAGGTGGAGAGTTCCGGCTTGCGGCCCGTGACCTCCTCGATCGCGGCGACCGCGAGATCGGTGAACGGGCCGGGCTGGGTGACGAACACGTTCGAGTTCGACGGCTGCCAATCGATGTGGGCGCGGATGCGGTTGCCGCAGGCCTTCGCCAGCCGCTCGTCGACCAGCTGCCGCAGGCTCTCCTGGGTGTGGTTGTCGTTGTAGCGGATGTTGAACTTCGCCCGCGCCTGGCCGGGGATCACATTGCTTGCGGTGTTGCCGACATCGACCGTGGTAAATTCGAGGTTGCTGGCCTGGAATTGCGCGCTGCCGTGATCGAGCGGCTCGTCGCTCAGCGCCACGATCAGCCGCGAGATATCAGGCACCGGGTTCGAGGCGCGGTGCGGATAGGCGACGTGGCCCTGCACGCCATCGACCACCAGCGTGCCCGACTGCGAGCCGCGCCGGCCGATCTTGATCATGTCGCCGAGCACCTCGACATTGGAGGGCTCGCCGAGCACGCAATGGTCGAACTTTTCGCCGCGCTCGGCGCACCATTTCAGCAGCTTGACGGTGCCGTTGATCGAGACGTCTTCCTCGTCGCCGGTGATCAGGAAGGAGATCGAGCCGTTGCCATCTTCTCGCGGCTTGCCGCCATGATCCCTTAGATATTGCAGCACGGCGGCGACACTGCAGGCGATGCCGCCCTTCATGTCGACGGCGCCGCGGCCGTAGAGATAGCCGTCCTTGACCTCGCCGGAGAACGCGCCGAGCGTCCACGCCGCTTCATCGCCGGGCGGCACCACGTCGGTGTGGCCGGCGAAGGTGATATGCGGCGCCGAAGAGCCGATGCGGGCATAGAGATTGTCGATATCGGCGGTGCCGGGCTCGGAGAACGTCACGCGGTGGACGTCGAAGCCTGCGCTTTTCAGCAAATTTTCAAGAACGCCAAGCGCGCCGGCGTCGGCCGGGGTGACGGAGGGGCAGCGAACCAGATCGCGGGTAATCGAGACGGCATCACTCATGCGCCTCGCTTAACACGTCACACCGCGGGTGGACCAGCTTTGTGCGGCATCATTCGAGCTCGCTCTGCTGATCCCAGCCCTGCCTGGAGCGCGACCCGTTGCCGCGGTCGCCGCCTTGCCGCACATGGGTTTTTCCAAGCGGATTGGGACCATAGCGATTGGGGTAAGAGGTGCCGCGCAGAAACGCCAGCTCGATGAAGCCCCAGATATAGAACACGAAGACGATCGCGCCCGCGGCCATCACCCAATAGGAATCATCGGGAAGCCGGTCCGAGAACTGGCTCATGAGGCCTGGGATCGCGAAGAACGGGACCATCCACCAGCCGCTCTTGTCGCGGTCGTGCAGGCGCTTGATCGAGACCGCGATGTAGACCCAGACGAACAGTGCCGTCCCGCTGGCCTTGACCAGCAGCGCGGGCAAACCGGCAAGGGTCAGCGATCTGTAGCTATCAGGGTCGAACGCCCGGAAGATGTCGTCGACATTGAAGCCGAACCCGCGCTTGCCGCCGAGGCCCGCCAAGATCACCAGCGCGGCCAGGAATATCATCCAGCACACGATGATCAGTGCTGCGAGCCAGAACTTGGCCCGGTTGACGCGGCCCTTGAAGCCGAACAGGTAATTGGCCCAGTCCATGAAAAAGCTCCGGACAGCGGCAATGTTTCGCGGCCCGGAGTTTTGTCGGCGTCGGATGGAATTTGGTTCGATCAGTCTAGACCCGTCATCCCCGCGCAAAGGCTTCGCCTTTGTCGCTGGAGGTGCGAGCGGAGCGAGCCTCGAAGGATGCACGGCCACAGTCGGGCCGTCGACCCTTCGAGGGCCGCTGAAGAAGCGGCCACCTCAGGGTGACGGTGCGTTCCTTAGTCCCGCAGCAGCTCGTTGATGCTGGTCTTGGCGCGGGTGCGCTCGTCGACGCGCTTGACGATCACGGCGCAGGCGGTGGCCGGCCCGGGCTGGCCGTTCTTCAGCGGCTTGGCCGGCAGCGTGCCCGGCACCACGACGGCGTACTCCGGGACCTCGCCGACGAAGATCTCGCCGGTTTCGCGATCGACGATCTTGGTCGAGGCGCCCAGGAACACGCCCATCGACAGCACCGCGCCCCTGCGCACGATCACGCCTTCGGCGACCTCGCTGCGCGCGCCGATGAAGCAGTCGTCCTCGACGATCACGGGCTCGGCCTGCAGCGGCTCGAGCACGCCGCCGATGCCGACGCCGCCGGAAATGTGTACGCGCTTGCCGATCTGGGCGCAGGAGCCGACCGTCGACCAGGTGTCGATCATGGTGGCTTCATCGACGTAAGCGCCGAGATTGACGAAGGAGGGCATCAGCACGACGTTGCGGGCGATGAAAGCGGAGCGGCGCACGATCGCGCCCGGCACGGCGCGGAAGCCGGCGTCGCGGAAGCGGTTCTCGCCCCAGCCCTCGAACTTCGAAGGCACCTTGTCCCACCACGAGGCCTGGCCCGGGCCGCCCGCGATCTGGCCCATGTCGTTGAGACGGAACGAGAGCAGCACCGCCTTCTTCAGCCACTGATTGACCTTCCACTTGCCGCTCGCCTCGCGCTCGGCGACGCGGGCCTCGCCCTTGTCGAGCAGCTCCAGTGCGTGGTCGACGGCCTCGCGGACCTCGCCCTTGGTCGAGGTCGAGATGCCATCGCGGGCGTCGAACGCGGTGTTGACGGTGGTTTCGAGGGCGGACAGCGACATCGGGACAATCCTTGGGCGTATCGGGGATATGAGGGAATTTTGCAGGGCTTTTTCGGAATTTGGGGCAAGAGAGTCAAGGCAAACCCCACCGTCGTCCCGGCGCAGGCCGGGACCCATAACCACGAATGCCAGCGATGCGGCACGATGGGGCCGTAGCGCGTAATCCAACCGAGATTAGTGGTTATGGGTCCCCGCCTACGCCGGGACGACGTGGGGAGAGATCAGGGCTTCAGCCGCTGCAAGAACCCGGTGAGATCGTCCGTGACATGGTCGACATAAGCGGCGTCGCGGCCTTCGAGCTCCCAGGTCTCGCGCACCACTTCCTGGCTGCCGTCGGGCACCACCAGCACGGTGGTCATGCCGAGCTCATGCGGCACCACCAGATTGCGCGCGAGGTCCTCGAACATCGCAGCCTTCGCCGGATCGACGTCGTGAAGCCTGAGGAACTTCTGGTAGGTCTGCGGCGCCGGCTTGGGCTCGAGATCGGCGGCGATGATGTCGAACACGCCGTCGAAATGATTGGAGATGCCGAGCCGGCCGAGCACCGCGTCGACATGGTCGACCGAGCCGTTGGTCAGGATCAGCTTGCGCCCCGGCAGCTTCTCGATCGCAGCGCCCATCGCCGGATTCGGCTGCAGCGGCGAGTGGTCGATCTTGTGCACATAGGCGAGATAGTCGTCGGCCTGTACACCGTGCTCGGTCATCATGCCGCGCATCGTGGTGCCGTAGCGCAGGTAATAGTCCTTCTGCAGCCGCCGTGCCTCCTCGGGCGAGATCTTCAGCCAGTTGCCGACGAACTCGCCGATCCGCGCATCGACCTGCTGCCACAGGTTGACGTGATGCGGGTACAGCGTGTTGTCGAGGTCGAACACCCAGGTCTCGACATGGCCGAAGCTGCGGGGAGTTTTCATGTTATCTTTCCGTCGTCGTCCTGGCGAAAGCCAGGACCCATACCGCGTGATCCATCAAATGAAGCGCGGTGCCAATACCGCGCAATGGTCGGTCACTACCCGTCTTTGCCAAATGATTGCCTGTGGTAATGGGTCCTGGCTTTCGCCAGGACGACGGTGATGTATGTGGCGCCACTGTCTTCATCACGGCATCGCAAAGCGCAGCGTCTTGCCGCCGCTGGTCATGTCGACGGTGGTGAAGCCGAGCGCGGTGAGGCCGCGGGTGGCGCAGTCGCCCTGCTCGTTGACCTCGAACTTGCTTTCGCGGGTGCAGAGCTGCACCGCACCGCCCCAGTTCAGCGGCTTGTCCTTGATGCGGATGGCGCGGTTGTCGCCGTCGACGGCTTCCGCGAAGGAATAGATCTG
Protein-coding sequences here:
- a CDS encoding pyrimidine 5'-nucleotidase, yielding MKTPRSFGHVETWVFDLDNTLYPHHVNLWQQVDARIGEFVGNWLKISPEEARRLQKDYYLRYGTTMRGMMTEHGVQADDYLAYVHKIDHSPLQPNPAMGAAIEKLPGRKLILTNGSVDHVDAVLGRLGISNHFDGVFDIIAADLEPKPAPQTYQKFLRLHDVDPAKAAMFEDLARNLVVPHELGMTTVLVVPDGSQEVVRETWELEGRDAAYVDHVTDDLTGFLQRLKP
- the fmt gene encoding methionyl-tRNA formyltransferase, which gives rise to MPLRLIFMGTPDFAVPTLLELVAHGHEVVAVYTRAPKPGGRRGLQLQPTPVEQEARRLGISVLTPKTLKTPEALEAFHAHDADAAVVVAYGMILPQAILDAPKLGCFNLHASLLPRWRGAAPINRAIMAGDAESGVMVMKMDVGLDTGDVAMAERLPISDSMTASDLHDALAPLGADLMVRAMGALQRGGLQLTKQSEAGVTYAAKIEKAEARIDWKQAAHAVLRHIHGLSPFPGAWCELLGEGEPVRLKILRCELAKGAGEPGDVLDDNLAIACGDGAVRILELQRAGKAPMKAADFLRGTPLKPPARLA
- the dapE gene encoding succinyl-diaminopimelate desuccinylase, whose translation is MSDAVSITRDLVRCPSVTPADAGALGVLENLLKSAGFDVHRVTFSEPGTADIDNLYARIGSSAPHITFAGHTDVVPPGDEAAWTLGAFSGEVKDGYLYGRGAVDMKGGIACSVAAVLQYLRDHGGKPREDGNGSISFLITGDEEDVSINGTVKLLKWCAERGEKFDHCVLGEPSNVEVLGDMIKIGRRGSQSGTLVVDGVQGHVAYPHRASNPVPDISRLIVALSDEPLDHGSAQFQASNLEFTTVDVGNTASNVIPGQARAKFNIRYNDNHTQESLRQLVDERLAKACGNRIRAHIDWQPSNSNVFVTQPGPFTDLAVAAIEEVTGRKPELSTSGGTSDARFISGYCPVIEFGLVGQTMHQIDERTPVADLEKLTKVYRGVLDRYFA
- a CDS encoding DUF805 domain-containing protein, translating into MDWANYLFGFKGRVNRAKFWLAALIIVCWMIFLAALVILAGLGGKRGFGFNVDDIFRAFDPDSYRSLTLAGLPALLVKASGTALFVWVYIAVSIKRLHDRDKSGWWMVPFFAIPGLMSQFSDRLPDDSYWVMAAGAIVFVFYIWGFIELAFLRGTSYPNRYGPNPLGKTHVRQGGDRGNGSRSRQGWDQQSELE
- a CDS encoding GIY-YIG nuclease family protein codes for the protein MGARSFYVYILASRIGGTLYIGVTNDLIRRVGEHKLQLIESFTEKYDVVKLVYFEQFDDPENAIKREKRLKKWPRAWKISLIEKDNPDWNDLYPEIAGGGG
- the dapD gene encoding 2,3,4,5-tetrahydropyridine-2,6-dicarboxylate N-succinyltransferase, whose amino-acid sequence is MSLSALETTVNTAFDARDGISTSTKGEVREAVDHALELLDKGEARVAEREASGKWKVNQWLKKAVLLSFRLNDMGQIAGGPGQASWWDKVPSKFEGWGENRFRDAGFRAVPGAIVRRSAFIARNVVLMPSFVNLGAYVDEATMIDTWSTVGSCAQIGKRVHISGGVGIGGVLEPLQAEPVIVEDDCFIGARSEVAEGVIVRRGAVLSMGVFLGASTKIVDRETGEIFVGEVPEYAVVVPGTLPAKPLKNGQPGPATACAVIVKRVDERTRAKTSINELLRD
- the def gene encoding peptide deformylase — protein: MALREIIILPDKQLRLVSKPIEKVTPEIRKLADDMLETMYDAPGIGLAAIQVAQPLRLITMDLAKRDENGETTPQPRVFINPEIISHSEELSVYEEGCLSIPEYYEEVERPARVRLRFTDLDGKVHEEDAEGLYATCIQHEIDHLNGVLFVDYLSKLKRDRVFKKFEKAAKRAAE
- the truA gene encoding tRNA pseudouridine(38-40) synthase TruA, which translates into the protein MPRYKLTIEYDGTPFSGWQIQDTAPTVQGALETAVKAICGEDVRVHGAGRTDAGVHARGQVAHCDIAKQFPPGRFRDGLNAHLRPNPIGVLAADIVSDDFEARFSAIKRHYLYRITNTRANLALDIGRVWRVPRALDADAMHEAAQRLLGKHDFTTFRDTECQAKSPEKTLDQLDVTREGDAINIVTSARSFLHSQVRSMVGSLVWVGEGRWSPDDLFGALAARNRAACGPVAPPDGLYLMRVDY
- a CDS encoding AmpG family muropeptide MFS transporter, whose protein sequence is MTAPEATSDVPAKPQGQAPTSWRDSFAVYLQPRVLIVLLLGFSSGLPLALSGSTLQVWMKEAGVDLGTIGLLALIGTPYTLKFLWAPLVDALHVPLFTQIFGRRRGWLLLSQLLLIATILVLALADPARSPWFAAFAALLVATASSTQDIVVDAFRVESLPESEQAAGMASYVAAYRIGMLVSTAGALFIVSGFESAGLARPSAWMWGYVVMAALVVIGIVTALAATEPAQSKGAEAATHAQTAAERVLHAALGAFSEFLSRKDAWAALAFVVLFKFTDAFSGTMTAPFVIDIGFSKVDYAAIVKGVGLAATLIGGFAGGFVARRYSLATSLWIGGVLQAVANLSFSWLAHVGVDQWALALAITAENFTSAIGTVIFVAYLSALCRNPLHTATQYALLTALAAVGRTYLSSGAGYVAKAVGWQMFFVICVLVAIPSLILLAWLQRRGHFDELGPVRV
- the rmuC gene encoding DNA recombination protein RmuC; protein product: MNEILLTIGDLPLRVSDALIGLGTLALVLLLAIAMVIARASRRGAELAMAQAIRADELEERLADMLRAQSEASGRVDAMGQALAGRQAEMARAVNERLDSVTHRVGQSMEQTTRNTMDSLRVLHERLGIIDHAHKNLNELTTQVTTLRDVLANKQSRGAFGQARMEAIVQDGMPKGSFEFQYTLTTGKRPDCVVFLPDQRPLCIDAKFPLEAMTALHDARSDEERKFASQRLRADVLKHVSDIAEKYLIPGETQDTALMFVPSESVYAEIHDGFDDVVQKAYRARVVLVSPSLLMLAIQVMQQILKDARIRDAADQIRNEVMHLGDDLSRLRERVLKLQNHFGQVNEDVRQILISADKIEKRAGRIEELDFSKAETPIEVPRFVKGATPELFPAPRKLQAGE